GGAGAAAGGGTCATCGGGCCCCGGCCGTAGGGAGAGGGAGGTGCCGCCAACCTCCTGGGGCCGGCGACCGGGCTCCTCCGGGATGCGGGTGCACTGCATCCCGGAGCGGCCCACTGCCGGGGCAGGATGGCACCTAGAGCCGGTCCCCGCCGCTGACCCAGTCCCGGTAGCGGGTGGGAGCGATATGGGCGTCGCCCTTGGCGAGGAGGGCGTCGCCGGGGACGGCCGCGAACATTCCGGCGCTGTTGTCCGTGGTGACGGTGCGCCGGTCGCCACGGGCGGCGAGGGTGAGCCTGCCGAGTTCGTCCAGCGAGAAGACGTCGGCACCGGCGACGCTGTGGATACCGCGCAGGGGGCTGCCGACGGCCACGTCGGCTACGGCACGGGCGACGTCCGCCGAGGCGATCGGCTGCACGGGGGTGGCGGACAGACGTGTCCGTCGTGCCTGTCGTGTCTGTTCGGGCGGGGTGCGCTTTGCCAGGTTTACCCCGACTGCCTCGTCCGGCCTTCGTGATTGCCGGGGACACGGACACGCATTCCTCGGTCGGCGGGCGGTGCACGTCGGGGCCCCTCTCGCTCGGCTGCGGGGCAGGGGTGCGACGATGGGCCTGTCATGGATGCGGGGCAGGTTCTCAGGGGGCTACGCGCCGCGGTGTTCGCGGTGGTGTGTGTGCTGCTCGCCGCGCTGGGGCACATGGTGATGTCGGATGCCGTGGTACCCGCGTGGATGCTGCTCGTCGCCGGGGTGGGGACCGCGGCCGGTGCCTGGTGCTGCGCGGGCCGGGAACGCGGGCCGCTGCTCGTGGCGTTGCTGACCGTCGGCACCCAGGCGGCCTTGCACAGTGCCTTCTCGTTGGGCCAGGCGGTCGCCCGTTCCGGTGGGGGTGAGAGCTCACTCGCGCGCCGGTGGGCGGAGACCTGGCTGTGCGGGGCGGACGGGACGCGACTCTCCGGGCACGGCAGCGCCCGGTTGATCCAGCTGATGCATCAGCAGATGGCGGCCCTGCCCTCGATGGACCGCGCGAGCCGGCTGCGGGACATGGCCGGCATGGGGCACACGGAGCACATGGGCCACATGGGCTCCATGAGCGGCGGCATGGACGCCATGAGCGGCATGGCTCACGCGGGTCAGATGCCGGGGATGCACGGCAGTGCCACCGGCATGCTGGCAGCCCACCTGCTGGTCGCCCTGCTCAGCGCGGGGTGGCTGTGGGGTGGCGAGCGGGCGGCGTTCCAGCTCGTACGGAGCCTTTCGGCCTGGTTGTTCGCGCCGTTGGTGCTCGTCCTGCGGATCCTGCTGCCCGATCCGCGGCCCGCCGTCCGCGCCGCCCGGCAGGAGCCGCGGCGTGCGGTGCGGCAGTTGCTGCTGGCGTATACGAGGTCGTTGCGGGGCCCACCGCAGGAGCCGGCTGTCGGCTGACAGCACGGACGAACTCCAGAGCCGGCGGACGGCCGGGTGCCGAGCGCACCCCGACGACGTCCCGGCTCCGACTTCACCGGTCCCCGCCGCGCGCGGCGACCGGATCATGCGAAGGACTCCAGATGATGATTCCTGTCCGGACGCCGGTGGCACTGCCGCCCGCGTCCCTTCCCGGCGCGCCGGCCGACGGAGGCGGGCGCCCGCCGGCCACCGCGTCAACCGGCGGGTGTACCGCCGGTGTCCGCCGTCCCGGTACCCGCCGTACCAGCGT
This portion of the Streptomyces sp. 2114.4 genome encodes:
- a CDS encoding PE-PGRS family protein, whose product is MDAGQVLRGLRAAVFAVVCVLLAALGHMVMSDAVVPAWMLLVAGVGTAAGAWCCAGRERGPLLVALLTVGTQAALHSAFSLGQAVARSGGGESSLARRWAETWLCGADGTRLSGHGSARLIQLMHQQMAALPSMDRASRLRDMAGMGHTEHMGHMGSMSGGMDAMSGMAHAGQMPGMHGSATGMLAAHLLVALLSAGWLWGGERAAFQLVRSLSAWLFAPLVLVLRILLPDPRPAVRAARQEPRRAVRQLLLAYTRSLRGPPQEPAVG